A genomic stretch from Sulfurimonas sediminis includes:
- the glmS gene encoding glutamine--fructose-6-phosphate transaminase (isomerizing), whose amino-acid sequence MCGIVGYIGNKNTKEILLNGLKELEYRGYDSAGIALLNNDDFFSFKAVGKLVNLEEKTKNFETRGFAVGIGHTRWATHGKPTELNAHPHTGVHSYVVHNGIIENYAELKKELIKEGSIFLSQTDTEVIVHQFERNLKNTKNAFEAFEQTISELKGAYAILLVTKEEKNKIFFAKNGSPMLVGINEENEKYFASSDTPLIGQCNEVNYFEDGDYGYATPAELVIYDKTHEKKEPHFIQLTNNKLSAQKEGYRFFMEKEIYEQSSVITDTLLGRLSDDAVIFDELGKDFFEAINEIKLCACGTSYHSALTASYLFERYAKIKTSVEVASEFRYRSPIMSKETLFVVISQSGETADTLETLKMAKKAGLKTLVICNVDNSSMVRIADKTILTRAGIEKGVASTKAFATQVTVFWMLALHVAQSKKTLTKDELTQHIHYLRAIPTSVHIEDAMHERIKRLSKRYLHGHGFFFIGRDVFFPLALEGALKLKEISYLHAEGYPSGEMKHGPIALADPELFTIALLPQHMLYEKSKSNVEELSARDSTICAISPLEFDKADDFIQTKKHEHYMLEFFEMMVVLQLLSLEISIRLGNDVDMPRNLAKSVTVE is encoded by the coding sequence ATGTGCGGAATTGTCGGATATATAGGAAACAAAAATACAAAAGAAATTTTACTAAACGGTCTGAAAGAGCTTGAATACAGAGGCTATGACTCTGCTGGGATTGCTCTTCTTAACAATGATGACTTTTTTAGTTTCAAAGCAGTAGGCAAACTTGTCAATCTTGAAGAAAAAACAAAAAATTTTGAAACAAGAGGCTTTGCTGTCGGTATCGGTCATACCAGATGGGCAACACACGGCAAGCCGACAGAGCTCAATGCTCACCCCCATACCGGAGTACACTCCTATGTCGTGCATAACGGCATTATAGAAAACTATGCAGAGTTAAAAAAAGAACTCATTAAAGAAGGCAGCATTTTTTTAAGCCAGACAGATACCGAAGTGATTGTCCATCAATTTGAAAGAAACCTGAAAAACACCAAAAATGCTTTTGAAGCTTTTGAGCAAACAATTTCTGAGCTCAAAGGGGCCTATGCAATTCTTTTAGTCACAAAAGAGGAAAAAAATAAAATATTTTTTGCAAAAAATGGCTCTCCCATGCTTGTAGGCATCAACGAAGAAAATGAAAAATATTTTGCATCCTCAGACACACCGCTTATCGGACAGTGTAATGAAGTCAATTATTTTGAAGACGGTGATTACGGCTATGCCACACCTGCTGAACTTGTTATTTATGACAAAACCCATGAAAAAAAAGAGCCTCACTTTATACAGCTTACAAACAACAAACTCTCCGCACAAAAAGAGGGGTACCGTTTTTTTATGGAAAAAGAGATATATGAACAGAGCTCTGTCATTACCGATACACTTTTAGGGCGTTTAAGTGATGATGCAGTCATTTTTGATGAACTGGGAAAGGATTTTTTTGAAGCTATCAACGAGATAAAACTATGTGCCTGCGGTACTTCCTATCACTCCGCCCTGACAGCCTCTTACCTGTTTGAACGCTATGCAAAAATAAAAACTTCTGTTGAAGTTGCTTCAGAGTTTCGCTACCGTTCACCCATCATGAGTAAAGAGACACTTTTTGTTGTCATCTCCCAAAGCGGTGAGACTGCAGATACACTTGAGACACTCAAAATGGCCAAAAAAGCAGGCTTAAAAACGCTTGTTATCTGTAATGTTGACAACTCTTCCATGGTCCGCATTGCCGACAAAACGATACTCACGCGGGCAGGTATTGAAAAAGGGGTGGCTTCGACAAAAGCCTTTGCAACGCAGGTCACGGTTTTCTGGATGCTTGCTTTACATGTAGCACAAAGCAAAAAAACACTCACCAAAGATGAACTCACACAACATATACACTATCTGCGCGCAATTCCGACAAGCGTACATATAGAGGATGCAATGCATGAGCGTATTAAAAGATTGTCCAAACGCTATCTGCACGGACACGGTTTTTTCTTTATCGGCAGGGATGTTTTCTTTCCGTTGGCTCTTGAGGGTGCCTTGAAACTCAAAGAGATCTCTTATCTCCATGCCGAAGGCTATCCCAGCGGAGAGATGAAACACGGACCTATCGCCTTGGCCGATCCGGAACTTTTTACCATTGCCCTGCTTCCGCAGCACATGCTTTATGAAAAATCAAAAAGCAATGTTGAGGAGCTGAGTGCGAGAGATTCTACTATCTGTGCCATCAGTCCTTTGGAATTTGACAAGGCGGATGATTTCATCCAGACAAAAAAACATGAACACTATATGCTGGAGTTTTTTGAAATGATGGTTGTTTTACAACTCTTATCCTTAGAAATTTCGATTCGTCTCGGAAATGATGTAGACATGCCAAGAAACCTTGCAAAAAGTGTTACGGTAGAATAG
- a CDS encoding ISAs1 family transposase: MATKTREKLAKKRSIRGYADQAQSNQLLKLFSEVTDYRKPQGKRHRLEHILYLSVLAGLMGATDYKQISIWIEKHIQKEQVKRLLGVEFILTPKKSLVSDVLAKVDSQEVEVVFRKWIRTYVDTRGKHLSVDGKVMNGSKYKDKRSIEVVGAVLSEIGVIIAHQQIAEKSNEIPALQAMIGELGDEFIFTFDAMNTQKNS; encoded by the coding sequence ATGGCAACAAAAACAAGAGAAAAATTAGCGAAAAAGCGTTCTATAAGAGGGTATGCAGATCAAGCCCAATCAAATCAACTTTTAAAATTGTTTTCAGAGGTGACAGACTATCGGAAACCTCAAGGTAAAAGACACCGACTAGAACATATTTTATATCTTTCAGTATTGGCTGGATTGATGGGAGCAACTGACTATAAGCAAATATCTATTTGGATAGAGAAGCATATTCAAAAAGAACAAGTTAAAAGATTATTAGGTGTAGAGTTTATATTAACACCAAAGAAAAGTTTGGTTTCTGATGTGTTAGCGAAAGTTGATAGCCAAGAAGTTGAAGTTGTTTTTAGGAAATGGATAAGAACCTATGTCGATACAAGAGGAAAGCACCTGAGCGTAGATGGCAAGGTTATGAATGGCAGCAAATACAAAGATAAGAGATCAATAGAAGTAGTTGGTGCTGTTTTATCTGAGATAGGGGTAATAATTGCTCATCAACAAATAGCAGAGAAGTCGAATGAAATACCTGCCCTTCAGGCTATGATAGGGGAATTGGGAGATGAATTTATCTTTACTTTTGATGCAATGAATACCCAAAAAAACTCTTGA